One Methanobacterium sp. genomic region harbors:
- a CDS encoding CARDB domain-containing protein, with the protein MKRQLLILIIFSILALITCETASASPDLAVTSVNVTSNVSPGSTVTINDTVTNQGDQAADGFTVGYYIQDEYAVVKKPASQRNASIYGDKVVWSDYRYDRQESDLYYKNITGTEDGVIYTPGDQLNPAIYGDVIVWQENLSWLGNSHWQILGYNIPGRDDPINDSIYLLYNTTSDQINPSIYQDKIVWQQQRSDGSWDIYLYDFPITDDIAMPKEKWITRITKDGANHINPYVNGNYIVWQQDNGDGIWNIYTYDLSTGDINRVCQSSENQTNPALYGDNVVWQQYNTTSKNWDIYMYDLSADEETQITHNTSNHINPAIYGDKIVWQDNRNGNWDIYMYDLTLGIERQLTIDKGNQINPAIYDNKVVWTDDRNSNEDIYMTDDLTLAPEYTRYVSGLAAGKSDSALTNITLPSDLKANVNYYILVMADAAYDNSVSESNENNNIKFSGAMIVPDADLTMPSVSGPATAQTGGSMVVVNTVKNIGTKNSNPFHVYFYLSKDGTTLNTKIGSRFVSGGLKAGASNTAYTNLTIPSNIFGSYYIVAVVDPLNKTCETNKLNNIVASSTTTNICAPDLVITSISTGTTTYKRGDKITIQNTVKNQGSSTSKGFYVNFYLSNDSTITTSDTYLGQRYISGGLNAGISNTEYTNFTIPYDASGNYYIGAIVDSTNTVFESDESNNIKAFSTTIEVCSPDLVITSISTGTTTYKRGDKITIQNTVKNQGKIASGGFYVNFYLSNDSNITTSDTYLGQRYISGLNAGASNTTTTSFTVPSSLSGNYYIGAIVDSTNAVFESDESNNIATYSNTINVVLPDLVASSVSAGSTSYRRGSKMTIKNTVKNQGKVSSGGFYVKIYIYRSYKGKITSIYLGRRYISSLKAGASNTAYTKLTIPSTIAKGLYYCKMVVDTENKVSESSKSNNVISSGTWVNIF; encoded by the coding sequence TTGAAAAGGCAACTATTAATTTTAATTATTTTTTCTATATTAGCCTTGATAACGTGTGAAACAGCTTCAGCATCACCCGATTTAGCGGTAACTTCTGTAAATGTGACAAGTAATGTTTCACCAGGCAGTACAGTAACAATAAATGATACTGTGACTAATCAAGGTGATCAAGCAGCAGATGGATTCACTGTAGGCTATTACATACAGGATGAATATGCTGTAGTTAAAAAACCTGCTAGTCAGCGTAATGCATCTATTTATGGAGATAAAGTAGTCTGGTCTGATTACAGATATGATCGGCAGGAAAGTGATCTTTACTATAAAAATATTACAGGTACAGAAGACGGAGTTATTTATACTCCAGGTGATCAACTTAATCCTGCAATTTATGGAGATGTAATTGTATGGCAGGAAAATTTGTCCTGGTTAGGTAATTCTCATTGGCAAATTCTGGGTTATAATATTCCAGGTAGAGATGATCCAATTAATGATAGTATATACCTATTATACAACACAACTTCTGATCAGATCAATCCATCAATATATCAGGATAAAATAGTCTGGCAGCAGCAGAGATCAGACGGAAGCTGGGACATATATTTATATGACTTCCCAATCACAGACGATATCGCGATGCCCAAAGAGAAATGGATTACGCGAATAACTAAAGACGGTGCTAATCACATTAATCCGTATGTTAATGGAAATTACATTGTATGGCAGCAAGATAATGGAGACGGCATCTGGAATATATACACATATGATCTTTCTACAGGAGATATAAATCGAGTATGTCAATCTTCAGAAAACCAGACTAATCCTGCGCTTTATGGAGATAACGTTGTCTGGCAGCAGTATAACACAACCAGTAAAAACTGGGACATATACATGTATGATCTTTCCGCAGATGAAGAAACCCAAATAACCCATAATACATCCAACCATATTAATCCTGCAATTTACGGGGATAAGATAGTGTGGCAGGACAACAGGAACGGGAACTGGGACATATACATGTACGATTTAACTCTTGGAATTGAAAGGCAGTTAACTATAGACAAAGGGAACCAGATAAACCCTGCAATATATGATAATAAAGTTGTTTGGACTGATGATAGAAACAGTAATGAAGACATCTACATGACAGATGACCTCACATTAGCACCAGAATATACTCGTTACGTTTCAGGTCTAGCAGCAGGAAAATCAGATAGTGCACTGACAAATATAACTTTACCATCGGATTTAAAAGCAAACGTCAATTATTACATACTAGTTATGGCAGATGCAGCGTACGATAACAGCGTTTCTGAATCTAACGAAAATAATAATATAAAATTCAGCGGTGCAATGATTGTACCTGATGCCGACCTCACAATGCCTTCAGTATCTGGGCCTGCTACAGCTCAAACAGGCGGATCAATGGTAGTAGTAAATACTGTGAAAAATATAGGGACCAAAAACTCAAATCCATTCCATGTCTATTTCTATCTCTCAAAAGACGGCACTACATTAAATACCAAGATTGGATCTAGATTTGTTTCAGGAGGTCTCAAAGCAGGTGCATCAAACACTGCATACACAAATCTTACAATTCCATCCAATATCTTTGGAAGCTATTATATTGTAGCAGTAGTTGATCCTCTAAATAAAACATGTGAAACAAATAAATTAAACAATATTGTGGCTTCTTCAACCACTACAAATATATGTGCTCCAGATCTTGTTATTACATCAATAAGCACAGGAACAACCACATACAAAAGAGGAGACAAAATAACCATCCAAAACACAGTAAAAAACCAGGGAAGCTCCACATCAAAAGGTTTCTATGTTAACTTCTATCTCTCAAATGACAGCACTATTACCACATCTGACACCTACCTAGGACAAAGATACATATCAGGAGGTCTCAACGCGGGCATATCAAATACAGAATACACAAACTTTACAATCCCATATGATGCGTCTGGAAATTACTATATCGGGGCGATAGTTGACTCAACTAACACCGTATTTGAATCAGACGAATCAAACAATATAAAAGCATTCTCAACTACCATAGAGGTATGTTCACCTGATCTTGTTATTACATCAATAAGCACCGGGACAACCACATACAAAAGAGGAGACAAAATAACCATCCAAAACACAGTGAAAAACCAGGGGAAAATTGCATCAGGAGGATTTTATGTCAATTTCTATCTCTCAAATGACAGCAACATTACCACATCTGACACCTACCTAGGACAAAGATATATATCAGGTCTCAATGCAGGTGCATCAAATACAACAACCACAAGCTTTACAGTCCCATCCAGCCTATCTGGAAACTATTATATTGGGGCGATAGTTGACTCAACCAACGCAGTTTTTGAATCAGACGAATCAAACAATATAGCGACCTATTCAAACACTATAAATGTAGTCCTTCCTGATCTTGTAGCTTCATCAGTAAGTGCAGGATCAACTTCGTACAGAAGAGGCAGCAAAATGACTATTAAAAACACAGTGAAAAACCAGGGAAAAGTTTCATCCGGAGGATTTTATGTCAAAATTTACATCTACCGAAGCTATAAAGGCAAAATAACTTCCATATACCTTGGTAGACGATACATTAGCTCACTTAAAGCAGGGGCATCAAATACAGCGTACACTAAATTAACTATACCTTCAACTATAGCAAAAGGACTTTACTACTGCAAGATGGTAGTCGATACAGAAAACAAGGTATCAGAGTCCAGCAAATCAAACAATGTGATTAGCAGCGGAACATGGGTGAATATATTTTAA